In the genome of Rhodoplanes sp. Z2-YC6860, one region contains:
- a CDS encoding ABC transporter permease, with amino-acid sequence MSKADTAGGPRPAASPTSSPSPQYLDWLRRERRDRMMVRVSQLGLLAVFMVLWEVLPRVGLINPLFTSTPSTIWPTFLELLKTTPQQASILLHTWATVFATVVGFTAAMVLGIAIAAALWWWANLYRVLDPYLVVLNAMPKTAFVPIFYIWLGATFSIYGMSLAISLFITVLMIYSGFQGIDPNKIKLAQTFGASKWQVLTKVVLPGSVPTLIAALKVNAGLSLVGVIVGEFQSATLGLGYLIQYGSQIFKMNIVMTSITILAIVSSVMYLAIYWLEIVVMRRR; translated from the coding sequence ATGTCGAAGGCTGACACCGCGGGCGGGCCGCGTCCGGCCGCGAGCCCAACCTCAAGCCCGAGTCCGCAATATCTCGACTGGCTGCGCCGCGAGCGGCGCGACCGCATGATGGTGCGGGTCTCGCAGCTCGGCCTGCTGGCCGTGTTCATGGTGCTGTGGGAGGTCCTGCCCCGCGTGGGCCTGATCAATCCGCTGTTCACCAGCACGCCGTCGACGATCTGGCCGACGTTCCTGGAGCTTTTGAAGACCACGCCGCAGCAGGCGAGCATCCTCCTGCACACCTGGGCGACGGTGTTCGCCACGGTGGTTGGCTTTACCGCCGCGATGGTGCTCGGCATTGCGATCGCTGCGGCGCTGTGGTGGTGGGCCAATCTCTATCGCGTGCTCGATCCTTATCTCGTGGTGCTCAACGCGATGCCGAAGACGGCGTTCGTGCCGATCTTCTACATCTGGCTCGGCGCGACGTTTTCGATCTACGGCATGTCGCTTGCGATCTCGCTGTTCATCACGGTGCTGATGATCTACTCGGGCTTCCAGGGCATCGATCCCAACAAGATCAAGCTCGCGCAGACCTTCGGCGCCTCCAAATGGCAAGTGCTGACCAAGGTGGTGCTGCCGGGCAGCGTGCCAACGCTGATCGCGGCGCTGAAGGTGAACGCCGGCCTGTCGCTGGTCGGTGTGATCGTCGGCGAATTCCAGTCCGCCACGCTCGGCCTTGGCTATCTGATCCAGTACGGCAGCCAGATCTTCAAGATGAACATCGTGATGACCTCGATCACCATCCTGGCGATCGTGTCGTCGGTGATGTACCTCGCGATCTATTGGCTCGAGATCGTGGTGATGCGGCGGCGCTAG
- a CDS encoding xanthine dehydrogenase family protein molybdopterin-binding subunit, whose translation MNVRTLIGEPVHRAEDFRFLRGAGAFIDDLKRDGMLHAVVLRSSVAHGRIRSIDPSAALAMPGVHAVMTAADIGTVPTIPLRLANLPEFQGYLQPVIAKDKVRYVGEPIAVVVAESQARAEDALEAIVVDIEGQPVVADRHAAASDRSLLFEPTGSNRMVHYVAAVGDADAAFAKAEYTRKETFRCHRLTGLPLETRGQISEWNAGRLTVFGASKVLFFNRRTLAPMLAVTENDIDMIEVDVGGGFGVKGEFYPEDFLIPFAARLVGRPVKWIEDRREHLIATNHSREVDCEIEIACKRDGTMLAVRGHIAADMGAYIRTNGGVVPAKAAQFLPGPYRVRDVAITVEAFVTNKTPVGTLRAPGRFEANFFRERMLDLVARDLGLDPMEFRRKNLIQEAELPFASGKLVPYEPETDFDTGDYHATFNRAVGEIGWEQNKHLQGKLVDGHYHGLAATPFIESGGSGKENARLVIESDGSVNVFVGSSVLGQGLETTLAQVAADTLKLPFERVKILHGSTTYVREGFGTFASRSMVVGGSAVMDGCNNLIAAIEAAATQRLGFPNEEITIADGEVIAGGKRAKLADFAGLEVEGTFATTTRTYSYGAHACHVAVDPRTGHVDILDYVAIEDVGVAINPHIVHGQALGALVQGLGGVFLDEIVYDRDAQILNASLADYLVPLATDFSNIRAITMELRRSKTNPLGAKGAGEGGMVAVAATVANAVAAALVSLDIEVRDLPLSPARLWGLVAKGGTRRSA comes from the coding sequence ATGAATGTCCGGACGCTGATCGGAGAGCCCGTGCACCGGGCCGAGGATTTCCGCTTTCTGCGCGGCGCCGGCGCCTTCATCGACGACCTTAAACGCGACGGAATGCTGCATGCGGTGGTGCTGCGGAGCAGTGTGGCCCACGGCCGCATCCGCAGCATCGATCCATCGGCGGCGCTTGCCATGCCGGGCGTGCATGCGGTCATGACAGCGGCGGATATCGGAACGGTGCCGACCATTCCGCTGCGGCTCGCGAACCTGCCCGAGTTCCAGGGCTATCTGCAGCCGGTCATCGCCAAGGATAAGGTCCGCTATGTGGGCGAGCCCATCGCGGTGGTGGTCGCCGAGAGCCAGGCGCGCGCCGAGGATGCGCTCGAGGCCATCGTCGTCGATATCGAGGGCCAGCCGGTGGTGGCGGACCGCCACGCGGCGGCGTCCGATCGATCGCTGCTGTTCGAGCCGACCGGCAGCAATCGCATGGTGCATTATGTCGCTGCGGTTGGCGACGCGGACGCGGCCTTCGCCAAGGCCGAGTACACGCGCAAGGAAACCTTCCGTTGCCACCGGCTGACCGGCCTTCCACTGGAGACCCGCGGCCAGATTTCCGAATGGAATGCCGGCCGGCTCACGGTGTTCGGCGCCAGCAAGGTGCTGTTCTTCAACCGTCGCACGCTCGCGCCGATGCTCGCCGTGACCGAGAACGACATCGACATGATCGAGGTCGATGTCGGTGGCGGCTTCGGCGTGAAGGGCGAATTCTACCCCGAGGATTTTCTGATTCCGTTCGCGGCGCGCCTTGTCGGCCGGCCCGTGAAATGGATCGAGGACCGCAGAGAGCATCTGATCGCCACCAACCATTCGCGCGAGGTGGATTGTGAGATCGAGATCGCCTGCAAGCGCGACGGCACCATGCTCGCGGTGCGTGGGCATATCGCAGCCGACATGGGTGCCTATATCCGCACCAATGGCGGAGTGGTGCCCGCCAAGGCCGCGCAATTCCTGCCCGGGCCATATCGTGTGCGCGATGTGGCGATCACCGTCGAGGCCTTTGTCACCAACAAGACGCCGGTCGGCACGCTGCGCGCTCCGGGCCGTTTCGAGGCGAATTTCTTCCGCGAGCGGATGCTCGATCTGGTGGCCCGCGATCTTGGCCTCGATCCCATGGAGTTTCGCCGCAAGAACCTGATCCAGGAGGCCGAGCTTCCGTTCGCCAGCGGCAAACTCGTGCCTTATGAGCCTGAGACGGATTTCGACACCGGCGACTACCACGCCACCTTCAATCGTGCGGTCGGCGAGATTGGCTGGGAGCAGAACAAGCATCTGCAAGGCAAGCTGGTCGACGGTCACTACCACGGTCTTGCTGCAACGCCATTCATCGAAAGCGGCGGTTCTGGCAAGGAAAACGCCCGCCTCGTGATCGAGTCTGATGGTTCGGTGAACGTGTTCGTCGGCTCGTCGGTGCTGGGGCAGGGACTCGAGACCACGCTTGCCCAGGTCGCCGCCGACACGCTGAAGCTGCCGTTCGAGCGCGTGAAGATCCTGCACGGCTCGACGACTTACGTGCGCGAAGGCTTCGGCACCTTTGCGTCGCGCTCCATGGTGGTCGGCGGCTCGGCTGTGATGGACGGCTGCAACAATCTGATCGCTGCGATCGAGGCCGCTGCGACGCAACGCCTCGGATTTCCCAATGAAGAGATCACGATCGCGGATGGCGAGGTGATCGCGGGCGGAAAGCGCGCGAAGCTCGCCGATTTCGCGGGCCTCGAAGTGGAGGGGACCTTCGCCACCACAACCCGCACCTACAGCTACGGTGCCCACGCGTGCCACGTTGCGGTCGATCCGCGCACCGGTCACGTCGATATCCTCGACTACGTGGCGATCGAGGACGTCGGCGTCGCCATCAACCCTCACATCGTCCATGGCCAGGCGCTCGGCGCGCTGGTACAGGGGCTTGGCGGCGTGTTTCTCGACGAAATCGTCTACGACCGCGACGCGCAGATTCTGAACGCCTCGCTTGCCGATTATCTCGTGCCGCTTGCCACCGACTTCTCCAACATCCGCGCGATCACCATGGAGCTGCGTCGCTCCAAGACCAATCCGTTGGGTGCCAAGGGAGCCGGCGAGGGTGGCATGGTGGCGGTGGCTGCAACCGTTGCCAATGCGGTGGCCGCGGCGCTCGTCTCATTGGATATCGAGGTGCGCGATCTGCCGCTGTCCCCGGCGCGGCTTTGGGGGCTTGTCGCAAAGGGTGGCACACGCCGGTCCGCTTGA
- a CDS encoding ABC transporter substrate-binding protein, translated as MIDRRRVVQGGLAAAGSLSIATPMNVLAQGKPPVKVRYNEVVRSLMYVPAYVAITKGFFKEAGLDVSLATAFGGDKSTAALLSGAADIALIGPETAIYVLNSDSSTKIRIFAGLTSTDGFVLIGREKVDKFDWNMVKGKEILGFRPGSTPLLFLEEALRMNGIDPQKDVKLNNNVAIPARVGSWLAGQNQYAIFNEPDPSQFEIDGKGYVVASIGQTTGYADYTSFMATDQYIKQNPDVVQSWTNAIYRAQKWTESAAAPDVVSAIAEFFPGINPKALASSVDRYQKLKIWKNSPVIEPGPIEKFQDILVHGHVLDANKRVKFQDLVLTDFAAKAK; from the coding sequence ATGATCGATCGCCGTCGGGTTGTGCAGGGCGGACTTGCCGCTGCCGGTTCACTGTCCATCGCCACGCCGATGAATGTGCTGGCGCAGGGCAAGCCGCCGGTGAAGGTCCGCTACAATGAGGTGGTCCGCTCGCTGATGTACGTGCCGGCCTACGTCGCCATCACCAAAGGCTTCTTCAAGGAGGCCGGGCTCGACGTCTCGCTGGCGACGGCGTTTGGCGGCGACAAGTCGACCGCGGCGCTCCTCTCCGGCGCCGCCGACATCGCGCTGATCGGCCCGGAAACCGCGATCTATGTGCTGAACAGCGACTCGTCGACCAAGATCCGCATCTTCGCCGGTCTGACCTCGACCGATGGCTTTGTTCTGATCGGGCGTGAGAAGGTCGACAAGTTCGACTGGAACATGGTCAAGGGCAAAGAAATCCTGGGCTTCCGCCCGGGCAGCACGCCGCTTCTGTTCCTCGAAGAGGCGTTGCGGATGAACGGCATCGATCCGCAGAAGGACGTCAAGCTCAACAACAATGTCGCGATCCCGGCGCGCGTCGGCTCCTGGCTCGCCGGGCAAAATCAATACGCGATCTTCAACGAGCCCGATCCGTCGCAGTTCGAGATCGACGGCAAGGGTTATGTGGTTGCCTCGATCGGCCAGACCACAGGCTACGCCGACTACACCTCGTTCATGGCGACCGACCAGTACATCAAGCAGAACCCGGACGTGGTCCAGAGCTGGACCAACGCGATCTATCGGGCCCAGAAATGGACCGAGTCCGCCGCAGCTCCGGATGTCGTCAGCGCCATCGCTGAGTTCTTCCCCGGGATCAATCCAAAGGCGCTGGCGTCCTCGGTGGACCGCTATCAGAAGCTCAAGATCTGGAAGAACTCGCCCGTCATCGAGCCCGGGCCGATCGAGAAATTCCAGGACATCCTGGTGCACGGTCATGTGCTGGATGCGAACAAGCGCGTGAAGTTCCAGGACCTGGTCCTGACCGACTTCGCCGCCAAGGCGAAGTGA
- a CDS encoding amidohydrolase family protein, whose amino-acid sequence MKSVLAPAGTGTIKRTSLAEKAGVETATTDAVMANARSVRIRSFISRFPSRSSSRTRSFFVIEAKPAHLVQLVDNLFLACPIVERVFAGMTMTETGERQADLILTNGTIVTVDPERRVLDRSSVAVADGRILEIGDATELQEKYKFAEILDCAHKAILPGLIDLHGYVGWSIMKSLGEGLDNAGIRDLYERILSQLTDEEWWLVEAQMCALDRVKFGTTFMFSMIGGNGTRTDDPVFTRLAARGLAQVGIRARLGIGPARPPWPRLYSRWHDGVKSDQEIAFETVIDNCDKLLGEPRDPSGLVEYCTALSRFGNRNVHDPVWSEDREQWVHRQAEAIRHLMKKHNVPFWTHAYGNAVEYAYDEKLGLLGPDTILSHCTDLPARAIAIIKETGTSVGHQPRIYRVINHDCPVIEMLDAGIAVGLGTDTPAKNAADLFLDMRAAMLLQRVRFRDARVLPPGKALEMATIDGARALGLEQEIGSIEVGKKADMITIDLRQPHLYPPDMIPMRLVTNGSGNDVNDVVIGGRIVMRDRKMTTVDEGAILDRAFGLYRQTIQRGSLQGMTKLRDGFWNASRF is encoded by the coding sequence ATGAAGTCGGTGCTGGCGCCAGCGGGCACTGGCACGATCAAGCGAACGAGCCTGGCAGAAAAAGCCGGCGTGGAAACGGCGACGACAGATGCTGTGATGGCAAACGCACGAAGCGTCCGGATCAGAAGTTTCATAAGCCGTTTTCCTTCAAGATCGTCGTCCAGGACACGGTCTTTCTTCGTCATCGAAGCAAAACCCGCTCACCTTGTGCAGTTGGTTGACAATCTTTTTTTGGCCTGCCCAATTGTTGAACGAGTTTTTGCGGGAATGACCATGACGGAAACGGGCGAACGTCAAGCGGACCTCATCCTCACCAACGGGACGATCGTCACTGTCGATCCGGAACGCCGGGTGCTCGATCGCTCTTCAGTCGCGGTTGCCGATGGCCGCATCCTGGAAATCGGCGACGCGACGGAGCTTCAGGAAAAATACAAGTTCGCCGAGATTCTCGACTGCGCGCACAAGGCCATCCTGCCCGGCCTCATCGATCTGCACGGCTACGTCGGCTGGAGCATCATGAAGTCGCTCGGCGAAGGACTCGACAACGCCGGAATTCGGGACCTTTACGAACGGATCCTAAGTCAACTGACCGATGAGGAATGGTGGCTGGTCGAAGCGCAGATGTGCGCGCTCGACCGCGTGAAGTTCGGCACCACCTTCATGTTCTCCATGATCGGCGGGAACGGCACACGCACCGACGACCCCGTGTTCACTCGCCTCGCAGCGCGAGGACTGGCTCAAGTCGGCATTCGCGCGCGGCTGGGAATTGGTCCGGCGCGTCCCCCTTGGCCTCGTCTTTATTCACGCTGGCACGATGGCGTGAAAAGCGACCAGGAGATTGCATTCGAGACCGTCATCGACAACTGCGACAAGCTTCTGGGTGAGCCGCGCGATCCTTCCGGTCTGGTGGAGTATTGCACGGCGCTTTCACGTTTCGGCAATCGCAACGTTCACGATCCGGTCTGGTCCGAGGACCGGGAGCAGTGGGTGCATCGTCAGGCGGAGGCCATCCGCCACCTCATGAAGAAGCACAACGTCCCGTTCTGGACGCACGCTTATGGCAATGCGGTCGAGTATGCCTATGACGAGAAGCTGGGCTTGCTTGGCCCAGACACCATCCTCTCGCACTGCACCGATCTTCCCGCGCGCGCCATCGCGATCATCAAAGAAACAGGCACCAGCGTCGGCCATCAACCGCGCATCTATCGCGTCATCAATCACGATTGTCCGGTCATTGAAATGCTCGATGCCGGCATTGCGGTCGGATTGGGAACGGACACGCCCGCGAAGAATGCCGCCGACCTGTTTCTCGACATGCGCGCGGCGATGCTTTTGCAGCGCGTGCGATTCCGCGACGCTCGCGTTCTACCGCCGGGGAAAGCGCTGGAGATGGCGACGATCGATGGCGCACGCGCGCTGGGATTGGAACAGGAAATCGGCTCCATTGAAGTCGGCAAGAAGGCCGACATGATCACCATCGATTTGCGTCAGCCGCATCTTTATCCGCCCGACATGATTCCGATGCGGTTGGTCACCAACGGCTCGGGCAACGACGTCAACGACGTGGTCATCGGCGGCCGCATTGTCATGCGGGATCGCAAAATGACAACGGTCGACGAGGGCGCGATCCTCGATCGCGCCTTTGGCTTGTATCGTCAAACCATCCAGCGCGGATCGTTGCAGGGAATGACGAAGCTGCGCGATGGATTTTGGAACGCGTCGCGCTTCTAG
- a CDS encoding isochorismatase family protein, translating to MHNYIIPQPVKDRVIKRQGKLLSHDTIDAARTALVVVDMQNYFVAEGFAAEVPAARDIVPNINRMAKALRAAGGTVLWVQTTAAGALEHWANHHKHMLTADRVDKRLTQLNESHDGFKVYPKLEALPTDLRVKKIKYSAFIPGSSDIDAQLKSRGIDTLLITGTVTNVCCESTARDAMMLDYRVIMVSDGNASLTDEEHAASLNNFLVFFGDVMTTDEAATRLMPAERRKTA from the coding sequence ATGCACAATTACATCATTCCGCAGCCGGTGAAGGACCGGGTGATCAAGCGGCAGGGCAAGCTCCTGAGCCACGACACGATCGACGCCGCCCGCACCGCGCTGGTTGTGGTGGACATGCAGAACTACTTCGTTGCCGAAGGCTTTGCCGCCGAGGTTCCTGCGGCGCGCGATATCGTCCCCAACATCAACCGCATGGCGAAGGCGCTGCGCGCCGCAGGCGGCACGGTGCTGTGGGTGCAGACCACGGCGGCCGGCGCGCTGGAGCACTGGGCCAACCATCACAAGCACATGCTCACCGCCGATCGCGTGGACAAGCGGCTGACGCAACTCAACGAGAGCCACGACGGGTTCAAGGTCTATCCGAAGCTTGAAGCGCTGCCGACCGACCTGCGCGTCAAGAAAATCAAGTACAGCGCGTTTATTCCCGGCTCGTCGGATATCGATGCGCAGCTCAAGAGCCGCGGCATCGACACGCTGCTGATCACCGGAACGGTGACGAACGTCTGCTGCGAGTCAACCGCGCGCGATGCGATGATGCTCGACTATCGCGTCATCATGGTGTCTGACGGCAACGCCTCGCTGACCGACGAGGAGCATGCCGCGTCGCTGAACAACTTCCTGGTCTTCTTCGGCGACGTGATGACCACCGACGAGGCCGCGACGCGCCTTATGCCGGCGGAGCGGCGCAAGACGGCATGA
- a CDS encoding ABC transporter ATP-binding protein, whose amino-acid sequence MAATEAAVPKVEIRGVGLRYFGREGETEALQNISLSVAPGEFIAIIGQSGCGKSTLLSLISGIIKPTEGQVLVDGQPVTGPSRKVGYMLQQDYLFEWRTILENTLIGAEIQGADMAKARDRATQLLTRYGLGQFLNHLPRQLSGGMRQRVALARTLCTEPDVVLLDEPFSALDSQTRIALADEITEILRREGKTAILVTHDIGEAVSMTERVVVLSRRPGRVKSQHLIRYAADGGRPAPFAARNAPEFNGYFNTLWKELEVHVEG is encoded by the coding sequence GTGGCAGCGACCGAGGCTGCGGTGCCCAAGGTCGAGATACGCGGCGTTGGGCTGCGCTATTTCGGCCGCGAGGGCGAAACCGAGGCGTTGCAGAACATTTCGCTGTCGGTCGCGCCGGGCGAGTTCATCGCCATCATCGGCCAGAGCGGCTGCGGCAAGAGCACGCTGCTGTCGCTGATCTCGGGAATCATCAAGCCGACCGAGGGGCAGGTGTTGGTTGACGGCCAGCCCGTCACCGGACCGAGCCGCAAGGTCGGCTACATGCTGCAACAGGACTATTTGTTCGAGTGGCGCACCATTCTCGAAAACACATTGATCGGCGCCGAGATCCAGGGCGCTGATATGGCCAAGGCACGGGACCGCGCGACGCAGCTTTTGACGCGCTATGGTCTCGGCCAGTTCCTCAACCATCTGCCGAGACAGCTCTCAGGCGGCATGCGGCAGCGCGTGGCGCTGGCGCGCACGCTCTGCACCGAGCCTGACGTGGTGCTGCTCGACGAGCCGTTCTCGGCGCTCGATTCGCAAACCCGCATCGCGCTCGCCGACGAGATCACCGAAATTCTCAGGCGCGAAGGCAAGACCGCGATCCTCGTCACCCACGACATCGGCGAGGCGGTCAGCATGACCGAGCGCGTGGTGGTGCTGTCGCGGAGGCCCGGCCGGGTGAAGTCGCAGCACTTGATCCGCTACGCCGCCGATGGCGGGCGCCCGGCGCCGTTCGCCGCGCGCAACGCGCCGGAGTTCAACGGCTACTTCAACACGCTGTGGAAGGAGCTCGAGGTTCATGTCGAAGGCTGA
- a CDS encoding Bug family tripartite tricarboxylate transporter substrate binding protein, which yields MPAGASTDFIARLMAAQIGLEGVDTVVENRPGASGMIGTEFVSRQPHDGNTILVTPGTYLIDAQIRKAKYHPVNDFEPLCSLAASPSVLMVPSSSPYRTLADFLSDAAARPEQLSVAALGPNSASQLGLMTLARESNTRLTFVPFPGSAPAVTAVLGSHVTAAIAGYSVASEAIKSGHLRALAVAADSRAAPLPEVPTFAESGFPTVRLDNWFGAVVPAKTPADTTNQLIGWLTKAIGTPEVKQKLELQGLYPELACGSDFAQLIRRRYEEYGEAIKQAGLKSE from the coding sequence GTGCCCGCTGGCGCCAGCACCGACTTCATCGCCCGGCTGATGGCTGCACAGATCGGCTTGGAAGGCGTCGACACCGTCGTTGAAAACCGCCCCGGCGCGAGCGGCATGATCGGCACTGAATTCGTGTCTCGCCAGCCGCACGACGGCAACACGATCCTGGTCACGCCGGGAACATATCTGATCGACGCCCAGATCCGAAAAGCCAAGTATCATCCGGTCAACGATTTCGAGCCGCTGTGCTCGCTCGCTGCGTCGCCTTCGGTTCTTATGGTCCCCAGCTCGTCGCCTTATCGCACGCTTGCGGATTTTCTGAGCGATGCCGCGGCGCGCCCCGAACAATTGTCTGTCGCTGCGCTCGGGCCGAATTCGGCGTCCCAGCTCGGTTTGATGACGCTGGCGCGGGAATCGAACACCCGGCTGACCTTTGTTCCTTTTCCGGGGAGCGCGCCGGCCGTGACCGCGGTGCTGGGGAGCCATGTGACCGCGGCGATCGCAGGTTATTCGGTCGCTTCGGAAGCGATCAAAAGCGGCCACCTTCGCGCGCTTGCCGTCGCCGCCGACAGCCGGGCGGCTCCCCTGCCGGAGGTGCCGACATTTGCCGAAAGCGGATTTCCAACAGTCCGGTTGGACAACTGGTTTGGCGCGGTCGTGCCGGCCAAGACCCCGGCCGACACGACCAATCAGCTGATCGGCTGGCTCACAAAGGCCATTGGCACTCCGGAGGTGAAACAGAAGCTGGAGCTCCAGGGCCTCTATCCCGAACTGGCTTGCGGTTCGGATTTCGCCCAGCTGATCCGACGCCGGTACGAGGAATATGGCGAAGCGATCAAGCAGGCCGGATTGAAAAGCGAATAG
- a CDS encoding UbiD family decarboxylase, which translates to MANKDLRDWIASVEKTGELKVIKGAETKEEIGGFVDIYMRKMGQPAVMFDEIPGYPKGHRVVANILTSVPRINLALGLPPETSEMELTQWWRRYFKDAPSHPTKAVNGGPLLDNVLEGPNVNIQKIPTPVWHELDGGPFIGTACLVVMKDPDSGWVNYGTYRVQSHEPNVASVMMSPGKHGLVIMRKYHERGQKCPVAVIAGMHPSMVMLGGIEIPYGKNELEAAGGILGEPVEVINMPKTGLPVPANCEIAFEGFIGPDDKIKEGPLGEWTGYYASGSDLEPAIRIETLMYRDNPILMGAIPAVPPNDNTFYFGAYRAGAIWNQLEAAGIPEVKGVWTHQAGGSRFMMVVSIKTLYGGHSKQAAMVAAHCHAGAYNNRWTIVVDDDIDPTNFDDVVWAMCTRCDPRDQVDIIDGGWSSALDPMCYDTQDDRRNSRVIIDACIPFRRKKTFPKVARSSRALDDRMRAKWAKDLPKGF; encoded by the coding sequence GTGGCCAACAAGGATTTGCGGGACTGGATCGCGAGTGTCGAAAAGACCGGCGAACTGAAGGTGATCAAAGGCGCCGAGACCAAGGAAGAGATCGGCGGCTTTGTCGACATCTATATGCGCAAGATGGGTCAGCCCGCGGTGATGTTCGACGAGATTCCGGGCTATCCGAAGGGCCATCGCGTCGTCGCCAACATCCTGACGTCGGTTCCGCGCATCAATCTCGCGCTCGGTTTGCCGCCGGAAACCTCCGAGATGGAGCTGACCCAGTGGTGGCGGCGCTACTTCAAGGACGCGCCATCGCATCCGACCAAAGCGGTGAACGGCGGCCCGCTGCTCGACAACGTGCTCGAAGGGCCGAACGTCAACATCCAGAAAATTCCGACGCCGGTCTGGCACGAGCTCGACGGTGGGCCGTTCATCGGCACCGCCTGCCTCGTGGTGATGAAGGATCCGGACTCCGGCTGGGTGAACTACGGCACCTACCGCGTGCAGTCGCACGAGCCGAACGTCGCTTCGGTCATGATGTCGCCCGGCAAGCACGGCCTCGTCATCATGCGGAAATACCACGAGCGCGGGCAGAAGTGCCCGGTCGCCGTGATCGCCGGCATGCATCCGTCGATGGTAATGCTCGGCGGCATCGAGATTCCCTACGGCAAGAACGAGCTCGAGGCCGCCGGCGGCATCCTCGGCGAGCCTGTAGAGGTGATCAACATGCCGAAGACCGGCCTGCCGGTGCCGGCCAATTGCGAAATCGCTTTCGAGGGCTTCATCGGCCCTGACGACAAGATCAAGGAAGGCCCGCTCGGCGAGTGGACCGGCTATTACGCCAGCGGCAGCGATCTCGAGCCCGCCATCCGCATCGAGACGCTGATGTACCGCGACAACCCCATCCTGATGGGCGCGATCCCGGCGGTGCCGCCGAACGACAACACGTTCTACTTCGGCGCCTACCGCGCCGGCGCGATCTGGAACCAGCTCGAAGCCGCCGGCATCCCGGAGGTGAAAGGCGTGTGGACGCACCAAGCCGGCGGCAGCCGTTTCATGATGGTCGTTTCGATCAAGACACTTTATGGCGGGCATTCCAAGCAGGCCGCCATGGTGGCGGCGCACTGCCATGCCGGCGCCTACAACAACCGCTGGACCATCGTGGTGGACGACGACATCGACCCCACGAACTTCGACGACGTGGTGTGGGCGATGTGCACGCGCTGCGATCCGCGCGACCAGGTCGACATCATCGACGGTGGCTGGTCTTCGGCGCTCGATCCGATGTGCTACGACACCCAGGATGACCGCCGCAATTCGCGCGTGATCATCGACGCCTGCATTCCGTTCCGGCGCAAGAAGACCTTCCCCAAGGTCGCGCGCTCCAGCAGGGCGCTCGACGATCGCATGCGTGCGAAATGGGCGAAGGATCTGCCGAAGGGGTTCTAG
- a CDS encoding cyclase family protein, translated as MKIIDMTHVMNVHTPGWVGYAGNKMYYAQNLQTVRIVAQRIDTALHVGTHFDGAMHATDNRQGDMAHLPLDYLCNRGVVVDISKHMHDWAVITPQMIESAGADIREGDILILHTGWHKHYEGQSQQDLVRYFCYHPGPSLETLQWMFKKKIKWWGMDTGSCDHAMNTSIRYMRPDLAEEFTKKHGKTPAEFFGTFEYTHKKSGRKVSADVFPFHNWAFQEGLLHAENIGGDIELMLNKRAIIGAFPWRYEGLEGCPCRIVAFLDAGENVEAVGDAAKAILGY; from the coding sequence ATGAAGATCATCGATATGACCCACGTCATGAATGTGCACACGCCGGGCTGGGTCGGCTATGCGGGCAACAAGATGTACTACGCCCAGAATCTGCAGACGGTGCGGATCGTCGCCCAGCGCATCGACACGGCTCTGCACGTCGGCACGCATTTCGACGGCGCGATGCACGCCACCGACAACCGCCAGGGCGACATGGCACATCTGCCGCTCGACTATCTGTGCAACCGCGGCGTGGTGGTGGACATCTCCAAGCACATGCACGACTGGGCGGTGATCACGCCGCAGATGATCGAAAGCGCCGGCGCGGACATTCGCGAGGGTGACATCCTCATCCTGCACACAGGCTGGCACAAGCACTACGAGGGCCAGTCGCAGCAGGATCTGGTGCGGTACTTCTGCTACCACCCGGGCCCGAGCCTGGAAACGCTGCAGTGGATGTTCAAGAAGAAGATCAAATGGTGGGGCATGGACACGGGCTCCTGCGACCACGCCATGAACACCTCGATCCGCTATATGCGGCCCGACCTCGCCGAAGAGTTCACCAAGAAGCACGGCAAGACGCCTGCGGAGTTCTTCGGCACGTTCGAATACACCCACAAGAAATCCGGCCGGAAGGTTTCGGCCGACGTGTTCCCATTCCACAACTGGGCGTTCCAGGAAGGCCTGCTGCACGCCGAAAACATAGGCGGCGATATCGAGTTGATGCTCAACAAGCGCGCCATCATCGGTGCATTCCCGTGGCGTTACGAAGGCCTCGAAGGCTGCCCGTGCCGGATCGTGGCGTTCTTGGATGCCGGCGAGAATGTCGAAGCCGTCGGCGACGCGGCCAAGGCTATCCTCGGCTACTAG